In a genomic window of Sphingomonas koreensis:
- a CDS encoding acetyl/propionyl/methylcrotonyl-CoA carboxylase subunit alpha, whose amino-acid sequence MINSLLIANRGEIACRIIRTARKLGIRTVAVYSDADAHALHVREADQAVHIGGSQARESYLVGERVIAAAKETGAEAIHPGYGFLSENADFAEAVVAAGLIWVGPNPDSIRAMGLKDAAKKLMQDARVPVTPGYLGEDQSLDRLQREADKIGYPVLIKAVAGGGGKGMRRVDVAEDFADALASCQREAASSFGDDRVLIEKYILAPRHIEVQVFGDSHGNIVHLFERDCSMQRRHQKVIEEAPAPGMDKSARFAVCEAAVKAARAVNYVGAGTIEFIADASQGLHADRIWFMEMNTRLQVEHPVTEAITGVDLVEWQLRVASGEPLPLRQEEIAISGHAIEARLYAEDPARGFLPSTGKLEVLDFPVNARVDTGVEAGSVISPFYDPMIAKLIVHSDTREEAIALLRSELSYLTVWPVRTNAGFLFRLLGDGDFVRAQLDTGLIERRGEVLTIDPLPTAADLTRATYWLETDIPSDTLSMAHGLEGFRLNRSPVTQRALAVNGERIVFTADHGDIASHFYGHERDGAALLVHGGATFRVTADRTDGAAGAAAGDGSILAPMPGRIVSVEVAEGQAVIAGQKLLVLEAMKMEQALTAPFDGTIETLNAVAGAQVQVDALLVKVAKGE is encoded by the coding sequence CGTCCGGGAGGCCGATCAGGCGGTGCATATCGGCGGCTCGCAGGCGCGCGAATCCTATCTTGTCGGCGAGCGGGTCATCGCCGCCGCGAAGGAGACCGGCGCCGAGGCGATCCACCCCGGCTACGGCTTCCTCTCGGAGAATGCGGACTTCGCCGAGGCGGTGGTCGCCGCCGGCCTGATCTGGGTCGGGCCCAACCCCGACAGCATCCGCGCCATGGGCCTCAAGGATGCCGCCAAGAAGCTGATGCAGGACGCCCGCGTCCCCGTCACCCCCGGCTATCTCGGCGAGGACCAGTCGCTCGACCGTCTCCAGCGTGAGGCCGACAAGATCGGCTACCCCGTTCTGATCAAGGCGGTCGCGGGCGGCGGGGGCAAGGGGATGCGGCGCGTCGACGTGGCCGAGGATTTCGCCGACGCGCTTGCCAGCTGCCAGCGCGAGGCCGCCTCGTCGTTCGGCGACGATCGCGTGCTGATCGAGAAGTATATCCTCGCCCCGCGCCATATCGAGGTGCAGGTGTTCGGCGACAGCCACGGCAACATCGTCCATCTGTTCGAGCGCGACTGCTCGATGCAGCGCCGCCACCAGAAGGTGATCGAGGAAGCCCCCGCGCCGGGCATGGACAAGTCGGCGCGCTTTGCGGTGTGCGAAGCGGCGGTCAAGGCCGCGCGCGCGGTCAACTATGTCGGCGCGGGGACGATCGAGTTCATCGCCGATGCGTCGCAGGGCCTGCACGCCGACCGGATCTGGTTCATGGAGATGAACACGCGGCTTCAGGTCGAGCATCCGGTGACGGAGGCGATCACCGGCGTCGATCTCGTCGAATGGCAGCTCCGCGTCGCCAGCGGCGAACCGCTCCCGCTGCGGCAGGAAGAGATCGCGATCAGCGGCCATGCGATCGAGGCGCGGCTCTATGCCGAGGATCCCGCACGCGGCTTCCTGCCCAGCACCGGCAAGCTCGAGGTGCTCGACTTCCCGGTCAACGCGCGCGTCGATACCGGGGTCGAGGCGGGCTCGGTGATCTCGCCCTTCTACGATCCGATGATCGCCAAGCTGATCGTTCACAGCGATACGCGGGAGGAAGCGATCGCCTTGCTCCGCTCGGAGCTCAGCTACCTCACCGTCTGGCCGGTGCGCACCAATGCCGGCTTCCTGTTCCGCCTGCTCGGCGACGGCGATTTCGTCCGTGCGCAGCTCGATACCGGGCTGATCGAGCGCCGCGGCGAGGTGCTGACGATCGATCCGCTTCCGACCGCGGCCGATCTGACCCGTGCGACCTATTGGCTTGAAACGGACATCCCGTCCGACACCCTGTCGATGGCACACGGCCTCGAAGGCTTCCGCCTCAACCGCTCGCCGGTAACCCAGCGTGCGCTCGCCGTGAATGGTGAGCGGATTGTGTTCACCGCCGACCATGGCGACATCGCCTCGCATTTCTACGGCCATGAGCGCGACGGCGCGGCGCTGCTCGTCCATGGCGGCGCGACCTTCCGCGTCACCGCCGACCGCACCGACGGCGCCGCGGGCGCCGCGGCGGGAGACGGCTCGATCCTTGCCCCGATGCCGGGCCGCATCGTTTCGGTCGAGGTGGCGGAGGGGCAGGCGGTTATCGCCGGCCAGAAGCTGCTGGTGCTCGAAGCGATGAAGATGGAGCAGGCGCTCACCGCCCCGTTCGACGGCACGATCGAAACCCTCAACGCCGTCGCGGGCGCTCAGGTTCAGGTCGACGCGCTGCTGGTCAAGGTCGCGAAGGGGGAGTGA